The genomic segment CGGGCGGGGGCGAACGTGCCCGCGCAGGGGCTGACCTTTATGGGGGCAAGTTACGACGCTCCGGCAAGGACGATGTAACGTTCCTCGCGGTAGGAAAGGCCGCGTGGGGTCGCCCGCTGGTCCCACTCCTCCAGCCTCGCTTCTTCCTCCATCCACTCGCAGCGGGTCGCCCAATCCTGCGGGGTCGGCGCCCAGGCCCGCACGGAGACCCGCCACTCGCCCAGGGGCTCCCAGCCCACCGCCCGCAGGCGCCCCGGCACCTGGGGCACCTCCAGCCTCGGCCCCACGTACAGGAACCGGGCACCCGGCGCGGCGAGTTCGGGCAGCCGCAGAATCACGCCCGTCGGCCCCCGCCGCGACACGATCAGGTCGAAGGGGCCGCGCAGGGCCTCCGGCACCGCGCCCTTGCCGTTCCAGAGGTGGAAGTCAGCGTGGGGGGCGTTCTCGCGGGCCTGTTCCAGCAGTTCCGGCACCGCGTCGTAGGCAGCCCAACGGTCAACCTCGCCCCCGAACCGGGCCGCGTCGGGGCCGTGGCCGCAGCCTGCCTCCAGCACTCGCGCCCCCGGTCCCAGCCGCCCTTGCAGCAGCGCGTCGAAGGTCAGTTCGGGGTCGGGGCCGTCCAGCTCGCGGGTCCAGGGATGGCGGTAGCCGCCGGGCTCACGGGCCAGGCGGGCATACCACTCGCGGGAATGGGGACGGTCGGGCATCTGCCCAGGCTAGGGCTGGGAGGCGGGGCGTGCGTCGGCCGAATGGCCGGGGGTGGAGGAGCTTGCCTTCGCCGCCGCATACCCCGCGTCCAGTTCCGGCCCCAGGTCCAGCAGCGCCGTGATTCTCCGCACGACGCTCTCCAGCCAGTCGGCGTCGTCCAGGGTGAGCCTGCGGCCCCGGCGGTATTCCACCCAGTTTTTCAGCACCGGATACCCGCCCAGCGTGTAGGCCCAGACCCGCCCCGGCA from the Deinococcus sp. NW-56 genome contains:
- a CDS encoding bifunctional 2-polyprenyl-6-hydroxyphenol methylase/3-demethylubiquinol 3-O-methyltransferase UbiG, which translates into the protein MPDRPHSREWYARLAREPGGYRHPWTRELDGPDPELTFDALLQGRLGPGARVLEAGCGHGPDAARFGGEVDRWAAYDAVPELLEQARENAPHADFHLWNGKGAVPEALRGPFDLIVSRRGPTGVILRLPELAAPGARFLYVGPRLEVPQVPGRLRAVGWEPLGEWRVSVRAWAPTPQDWATRCEWMEEEARLEEWDQRATPRGLSYREERYIVLAGAS